The following are encoded in a window of Acidobacteriota bacterium genomic DNA:
- a CDS encoding sulfatase-like hydrolase/transferase, translated as MGNGTILKALSGLALLSSILFVSASGCTKKGADRPKHPNILLIIGDDIGIDVTTDMYPGMIDDLVKQYGPSGHNHPRYQEIDGRPASTPSLNALAGAGMRFTHAWAQPFCSPTRTSLITGLYSAKTGIIDPLGWLSRNHHSFVKDLKEKGGYSTAVFGKWHIAGLFEYPGMKPKEAGFDLFQGNLHGGVATYYEWDYHVQDASTPPDQWRTEKPPARSLPGIEPTTFAPVVKTADAINWITEQETKNPDKPWFAWFAFNLSHITGRQEPNPMVIPNADTMDETSRKEMEECMGPDGQFGSANTGSCSSEALMRAMTNSMDTMIGRLIETVDELDSDTYIIYLGDNGTWMFGPKREFIDNMYLTKQGRSKGTAYESGVRVSMAIRGPGIKAGSQSDDWVHNVDLFSTILELAGLDVPETVPNREGNGMVEVDGVSLTPILFEGARSLRDPHKGYLLAATVNSYKEGYPVEVGARNATYKVICDDSAETESCVFYNIVEDPIEEYPLEKPDSCDGYENGTWAPSDPEWNYCRLQEVIATKSILAHPPERKTNNLQGAPPKAKI; from the coding sequence ATGGGAAATGGAACCATCTTGAAAGCATTGAGTGGACTTGCCTTGCTGTCTTCGATTCTGTTTGTATCCGCATCCGGATGCACAAAAAAGGGAGCGGACAGGCCGAAACACCCGAACATCCTGCTGATCATCGGCGATGACATCGGCATAGACGTGACAACCGACATGTATCCCGGCATGATAGACGACCTCGTAAAGCAATACGGCCCTTCGGGGCACAATCATCCCAGGTACCAAGAGATTGACGGTCGCCCCGCGTCCACCCCTTCGCTCAACGCACTTGCCGGGGCGGGCATGCGGTTTACACACGCCTGGGCGCAGCCCTTTTGCTCTCCCACGCGGACATCGCTCATCACCGGACTTTATTCGGCCAAGACAGGCATAATCGATCCCCTGGGCTGGCTCTCCCGGAATCATCATTCCTTTGTTAAGGATTTAAAGGAAAAGGGCGGTTACAGCACCGCCGTGTTCGGCAAATGGCACATAGCGGGCCTGTTTGAATACCCGGGAATGAAACCGAAAGAAGCGGGCTTCGACCTGTTCCAGGGCAATCTCCACGGGGGTGTCGCAACCTATTATGAATGGGACTACCATGTCCAGGACGCATCCACGCCTCCCGACCAGTGGCGGACGGAAAAGCCGCCCGCAAGATCGCTGCCGGGCATTGAACCCACCACCTTCGCGCCGGTAGTCAAAACGGCGGATGCCATCAACTGGATCACCGAACAGGAAACGAAGAATCCCGACAAGCCCTGGTTCGCCTGGTTCGCGTTCAACCTGTCCCATATCACGGGCCGGCAGGAACCCAATCCCATGGTCATTCCGAACGCCGACACCATGGACGAAACATCGCGAAAGGAGATGGAAGAATGCATGGGGCCGGACGGACAATTCGGCTCGGCGAACACAGGCTCGTGCTCCTCGGAGGCCCTGATGCGCGCCATGACCAACTCCATGGATACGATGATAGGCAGGCTGATAGAAACGGTCGACGAGCTTGATTCCGATACCTACATTATCTATCTCGGCGACAACGGCACATGGATGTTCGGCCCCAAAAGGGAATTCATCGACAACATGTACCTCACCAAGCAGGGCCGCAGCAAGGGCACGGCCTATGAAAGCGGGGTCCGGGTCTCCATGGCAATACGCGGGCCCGGCATAAAAGCCGGTTCCCAGAGCGATGACTGGGTCCACAACGTGGACCTGTTTTCCACCATCCTGGAACTGGCCGGCCTGGATGTACCCGAAACGGTTCCCAACAGGGAAGGCAACGGCATGGTCGAAGTCGACGGAGTATCGCTGACTCCGATCCTTTTCGAAGGCGCCAGGAGCCTGCGCGATCCCCATAAAGGCTACCTGCTTGCGGCCACGGTAAATTCCTATAAAGAAGGATACCCCGTAGAGGTGGGAGCGCGGAACGCAACATACAAGGTTATATGCGATGATTCCGCCGAAACGGAAAGCTGTGTGTTCTACAACATCGTCGAAGATCCGATCGAAGAATATCCTCTCGAAAAGCCCGACAGCTGCGACGGCTATGAGAATGGAACCTGGGCGCCGTCCGATCCGGAGTGGAACTACTGCAGGCTGCAGGAGGTCATAGCGACGAAATCGATCCTGGCCCATCCCCCTGAAAGAAAAACAAATAACCTCCAGGGGGCGCCTCCGAAAGCGAAGATTTAG
- a CDS encoding esterase, with protein MTKSSVFVLLAALSAGGTCFSQAVKAPADSRQEMALAPLGADSASAVAAHPSPYNLPGVQYPRIEADARVTFQFKAPTAQKVQVALVTSGSNSLNPLPYDMVKGDDGVWTYTTREPQGPGYHNYWMIVDGAVVLDPGTNAFIGYSHMCNGFEIPEPGVTYYDLKDVPHGNVLIKNYFAKSINSWRRIFVYTPPDYGKNANSRYPVLYLQHGGGEDERVWIEMGRTNLILDNLLAEGKVKPMIVVMETSYLPGAGAPGRAPAPAPAPGAPAAFRGFGGPGGGPYGRLMVNDLIPWVDGNFRTLTDRNNRAMAGLSMGGMQTAAVTMANLDKFSHIGLFSGGASMGFGPGGPGKPVPGAAPTPAPFDVKTVYNGAMADPAEFNRKVKVLFMSFGSEPPLENPEGLKRHQEQLIAAGIKNSYVYISPGTSHEWQTWRRSLYVFAPLLFR; from the coding sequence ATGACAAAATCATCGGTCTTTGTTCTGCTGGCGGCCCTGTCCGCCGGCGGAACCTGTTTTTCCCAGGCAGTGAAAGCGCCTGCCGATTCCAGGCAGGAGATGGCCCTTGCCCCGCTCGGCGCGGATTCCGCATCCGCGGTCGCGGCGCATCCCTCGCCGTATAATCTCCCGGGAGTGCAATATCCGCGGATTGAAGCGGACGCTCGGGTCACATTCCAATTCAAAGCCCCCACTGCGCAGAAGGTCCAGGTTGCCCTGGTTACTTCCGGCTCCAATTCGCTCAATCCGCTTCCCTATGACATGGTCAAAGGCGACGACGGCGTGTGGACCTACACGACCAGGGAACCGCAGGGCCCCGGGTACCACAACTACTGGATGATCGTCGACGGCGCGGTCGTATTGGATCCCGGCACCAATGCCTTCATCGGCTACAGTCACATGTGCAACGGCTTCGAAATCCCGGAGCCGGGCGTCACCTATTATGATTTGAAGGATGTGCCCCACGGCAACGTGTTGATCAAGAATTACTTTGCCAAATCGATCAATTCCTGGCGCCGCATATTTGTCTATACGCCGCCGGACTATGGGAAGAATGCGAACTCCCGCTACCCGGTGCTGTATTTGCAGCACGGCGGCGGCGAGGACGAACGGGTGTGGATCGAGATGGGCCGGACGAACCTGATTCTCGACAACCTGCTTGCGGAAGGGAAGGTCAAACCCATGATCGTGGTCATGGAAACCAGCTACTTGCCTGGCGCAGGCGCTCCGGGCCGTGCGCCGGCCCCGGCTCCGGCTCCAGGCGCTCCGGCCGCCTTTCGTGGATTCGGCGGCCCGGGCGGCGGTCCCTACGGGCGGTTGATGGTCAACGACCTGATTCCGTGGGTTGATGGCAACTTCCGCACGCTGACCGACAGGAATAACAGGGCCATGGCGGGCCTCTCCATGGGCGGCATGCAGACCGCGGCGGTCACGATGGCGAACCTCGACAAATTCTCGCACATCGGCCTGTTCAGCGGCGGCGCCTCGATGGGTTTTGGTCCCGGTGGTCCAGGCAAACCGGTGCCAGGCGCCGCACCCACGCCTGCACCGTTCGACGTCAAGACGGTCTACAACGGCGCCATGGCCGATCCGGCGGAATTCAACAGGAAGGTAAAAGTCCTTTTTATGAGTTTCGGCTCGGAACCCCCGCTGGAGAATCCCGAAGGCCTGAAAAGGCATCAGGAACAGCTCATCGCCGCCGGGATCAAGAACAGCTACGTCTATATCTCTCCCGGCACCTCCCACGAATGGCAGACATGGAGAAGGAGCCTGTACGTTTTCGCTCCGCTTCTCTTCAGGTAG
- a CDS encoding sigma-70 family RNA polymerase sigma factor, translated as MDVSPDELTLLFQNWDKAGDGTLERLIPLVYQELHRLASRYMRREGPGHTLQTSALINEAYIKLVDQRQIHCKNRGHFMAIAARLMRRILVDHAREKHRQKRGGQARILSLEDYGAAAAEAAPELVALNEALTALERIDPRKCRVVELRFFAGLTVEETADALEVSANTILREWNMAKAWLFREISTGGPSMTGPEREGSRK; from the coding sequence ATGGATGTCTCGCCTGATGAGTTGACGCTTCTTTTTCAGAATTGGGATAAAGCCGGCGATGGGACCTTGGAGCGGCTGATTCCGCTTGTTTACCAGGAATTGCACCGCCTGGCTTCCCGTTACATGCGCCGTGAAGGGCCGGGGCATACGCTGCAGACCAGCGCCCTGATCAACGAGGCCTACATCAAACTGGTGGATCAGAGGCAAATCCATTGCAAAAACCGGGGGCACTTCATGGCCATTGCCGCCAGGCTGATGCGCCGCATCCTGGTGGATCACGCACGCGAAAAGCATCGCCAGAAGCGGGGCGGGCAGGCTCGGATCCTGTCCCTGGAGGATTATGGAGCCGCAGCGGCGGAGGCCGCCCCCGAACTGGTCGCCTTGAATGAGGCATTGACGGCTCTGGAAAGAATCGACCCGAGAAAATGCCGGGTTGTAGAGCTTCGCTTTTTCGCGGGACTGACGGTCGAGGAAACGGCCGATGCCCTTGAAGTGTCGGCCAACACCATATTGCGGGAGTGGAATATGGCGAAGGCCTGGCTTTTTCGAGAAATCAGCACGGGCGGGCCATCGATGACGGGCCCGGAAAGGGAGGGATCGCGCAAGTGA
- a CDS encoding 4Fe-4S dicluster domain-containing protein, which yields MARDSKPAPEKAEEKKFSRRDFVVGSGTAIAGGALTVLGTAAPVAVAQDKITYPLSTKYLVYDSKHCAGCYGCMIACSMAHDGEVSFSLSRIQMHRAVLNEYPEDIIQHVCKQCPEPLCVKYCPTGACHISAENGNIRMINAEKCIGCQTCIRMCPQTPHRTIWNPKTKKSTKCDLCTDTPFFNKKGGVDGTQACVEACPKQVLKVVDRLPLETGGYEVDLAPPPPKGKMPFGGLGAKPKPKTEAGH from the coding sequence ATGGCTAGAGATAGTAAACCCGCGCCTGAGAAGGCCGAAGAAAAGAAGTTTTCACGTCGAGATTTTGTAGTAGGGAGCGGGACCGCCATCGCTGGCGGCGCTCTTACCGTTCTGGGAACAGCGGCTCCGGTTGCCGTTGCTCAGGATAAGATAACCTACCCGCTTTCAACCAAATACCTGGTCTATGACAGCAAGCACTGCGCCGGGTGTTACGGCTGCATGATAGCCTGTTCCATGGCCCATGACGGGGAGGTCAGTTTTTCGCTGTCCCGGATTCAAATGCACCGGGCAGTCCTCAATGAATATCCTGAGGATATTATCCAGCATGTATGCAAGCAATGCCCGGAACCCCTCTGCGTGAAGTACTGCCCTACGGGCGCCTGTCATATCAGCGCCGAGAACGGCAACATCAGAATGATCAATGCCGAAAAATGCATTGGCTGCCAGACCTGTATCAGAATGTGTCCGCAGACTCCTCATCGCACCATCTGGAACCCCAAAACAAAAAAATCGACGAAGTGCGATTTGTGTACCGACACACCTTTTTTCAACAAGAAGGGTGGGGTAGACGGGACCCAGGCTTGTGTCGAGGCTTGTCCCAAACAAGTTCTAAAAGTCGTAGATAGACTTCCATTGGAAACTGGTGGCTACGAAGTGGACCTGGCGCCTCCTCCCCCGAAAGGCAAAATGCCATTCGGCGGCCTTGGAGCTAAACCCAAACCCAAAACAGAGGCAGGTCACTAG
- a CDS encoding porin family protein, with product MKRSLLAIASLLMFSGALLAQDFPRVEVFGGYQILRVSQDDYGKTLNGWRVSMAGNLNRYFGIEGVVSGTYGDFYDIDGEPDDPDIDVNARIRNYSYLFGPRFTARSKVVTGFAHFLLGGSRTSVSAAASDPNATFSSNAFAWAVGGGLDLNLAKHFAVRPAQFDYGQIRTHDFGPGNVNSLTYSAGAVLKF from the coding sequence ATGAAAAGGAGTCTGTTGGCGATTGCGTCTTTGTTGATGTTCAGCGGGGCGCTCCTGGCGCAGGACTTTCCCAGGGTGGAGGTATTTGGAGGATACCAGATTCTCAGGGTGAGCCAGGATGATTATGGCAAAACGCTCAATGGCTGGAGAGTATCGATGGCAGGCAACCTCAACAGGTATTTCGGTATTGAAGGTGTCGTTTCCGGCACCTATGGGGATTTTTACGACATCGACGGCGAACCGGATGACCCGGACATCGATGTGAATGCCCGAATTCGCAACTATTCCTACCTGTTCGGGCCCCGGTTTACGGCTCGAAGCAAAGTGGTCACGGGATTCGCTCATTTTCTCCTCGGCGGTTCCCGCACTTCCGTTTCTGCCGCCGCGTCCGATCCCAACGCCACCTTTTCGTCCAATGCCTTCGCCTGGGCCGTGGGCGGCGGTCTCGATTTGAACCTGGCGAAGCATTTCGCCGTCCGTCCGGCCCAATTCGATTATGGACAGATACGGACCCATGATTTCGGACCGGGAAATGTGAACTCGCTCACCTACTCCGCGGGCGCCGTTTTGAAATTCTGA
- a CDS encoding serine/threonine protein kinase, with translation MNPESWTRIERIFQEAISLPPASRTDFIDRACLDDPELRREVESLLASWQKSDSFLENPAAPDGVELLARRAASAWVGRQIGPYRIVRELDHGGMGSVYLAERSDKAFHKQVAIKLLRPTIADESLIERFQMERQILASLEHPNIARLLDGGSTPEGIPFLVMEYMEGIPIDRYCRRHSLPLEERLRLFLQVCEAVQFAHGNLIVHRDLKPANILVTAGGVPKLLDFGIAKLLAAPEAGLGRSRATLPGLLLLTPDYCSPEQARGERVNTATDVYSLGVLLYRLLSGRPPYRLSSNNPAEIVRIIGEVEPEKPSVAAATPLPAIDSDGERTATEGPGDGYRRQGRQLRGDLDNIILKAMQKEPGRRYASVEQFAADIRRHLEGLPVLARPATPGYRTAKFLRRHKGAALAAVLIFLSLAGGILVAWRGAAIARVERDRARLEARKSQEVTRFLQDMLGSADPHTAGPQVTVAALLDQASRRIDEGLHADPAIESAVRTTIGMAYLGLGMYDPAEQQVRRSLRLREDLYGPGHFETALNYHQLALIALDRGDPITAEPLCRKALRLAEARAGSSGLDFPFMLDTMATIRLRQGDFDQAEQLHRRALALRRRRDGNRSVSVAESLNNLAIVLGTKGNYAEAEALHEEALSIIRSLRGAESIEVSVTLSNLASIKEALKKFPEADLLFRQSIAVRKKLLGPDHPELAYTLYNYAFMLYEKGDYAEACRVSREILALRGRSLPEIHPMVAAALHVLGRSLMAEGRAGEALPCLAESLQLRRKVLPDQNWLVANSASAWAECLGRLGRRAEAEPVLLSSYQRLAASLGPEHERTQEALHRIIDFYTAGNQDQKAAEYREKASS, from the coding sequence GTGAATCCGGAATCCTGGACGCGGATCGAGCGGATCTTTCAAGAGGCCATTTCCCTTCCGCCTGCGAGTCGTACGGATTTTATCGATCGGGCCTGCCTCGATGACCCCGAGCTTCGGCGGGAAGTCGAGTCCTTGCTGGCCTCCTGGCAGAAGTCCGATTCGTTCCTCGAAAATCCGGCAGCGCCGGATGGGGTGGAGTTGCTGGCACGACGGGCCGCGAGCGCCTGGGTGGGTCGGCAGATCGGACCTTATCGAATCGTGCGCGAACTGGACCACGGCGGCATGGGCTCCGTCTATCTTGCCGAGCGATCCGATAAGGCCTTTCATAAGCAGGTGGCGATCAAACTGCTGCGGCCCACGATCGCCGACGAAAGCCTGATCGAACGGTTTCAAATGGAGCGGCAGATTCTGGCCAGCCTCGAACACCCCAACATCGCCCGTCTACTGGACGGGGGAAGCACTCCCGAGGGCATTCCTTTCCTGGTCATGGAGTACATGGAAGGGATCCCCATCGACCGGTATTGCCGCCGGCACTCGTTGCCGCTCGAGGAGCGGCTTCGCTTGTTTCTGCAGGTGTGTGAAGCGGTTCAGTTCGCCCACGGGAATTTGATCGTTCACCGGGACTTGAAGCCGGCCAACATCCTGGTCACCGCTGGAGGGGTTCCGAAACTTCTCGATTTCGGGATAGCCAAACTGCTGGCCGCCCCCGAAGCCGGTCTCGGCCGATCGCGGGCCACCCTGCCGGGCCTCTTGTTGTTGACACCCGACTATTGCAGCCCCGAGCAGGCGCGTGGAGAGCGGGTCAACACCGCGACCGACGTCTATTCGCTGGGGGTCCTGCTCTATCGGCTTCTGTCCGGCCGCCCTCCTTATCGCCTGTCGAGCAACAATCCCGCGGAAATAGTCCGCATTATCGGTGAAGTGGAACCGGAAAAACCCAGCGTGGCGGCCGCGACCCCCCTTCCGGCCATCGATTCCGATGGGGAGCGGACGGCGACCGAAGGGCCGGGTGACGGATATCGCCGCCAGGGCCGTCAGCTTCGGGGCGATCTGGACAACATAATCCTGAAGGCCATGCAGAAGGAACCGGGCCGACGCTACGCTTCGGTGGAGCAGTTTGCCGCCGATATCCGGCGGCACCTGGAGGGATTGCCCGTGCTGGCCCGGCCCGCAACCCCGGGTTACCGCACGGCGAAATTCCTGCGCCGGCATAAGGGTGCGGCTCTGGCGGCGGTGTTGATTTTCCTGTCCCTGGCCGGGGGCATTCTGGTTGCGTGGCGCGGCGCCGCGATCGCGCGCGTGGAGCGGGACCGTGCCCGGCTGGAAGCCCGAAAATCCCAGGAAGTCACCCGTTTTCTGCAGGACATGCTCGGTTCCGCCGATCCCCACACGGCCGGGCCGCAGGTTACCGTTGCGGCGTTACTGGATCAGGCATCGCGCCGGATCGACGAAGGGTTGCATGCGGACCCGGCGATTGAATCGGCCGTCCGGACGACTATCGGGATGGCGTACCTGGGCCTGGGCATGTACGATCCCGCAGAGCAGCAGGTACGGCGCTCCCTCCGTCTGCGTGAGGATTTGTATGGCCCCGGGCACTTCGAAACGGCGCTGAATTATCATCAACTGGCCCTGATCGCGCTCGACCGGGGCGATCCCATCACCGCCGAACCCTTGTGCCGGAAGGCCCTGAGGCTTGCCGAGGCACGGGCGGGATCGAGCGGGCTGGATTTCCCCTTCATGCTGGACACCATGGCTACGATTCGCCTGCGCCAGGGGGATTTTGACCAGGCGGAGCAATTGCACCGCCGCGCCCTGGCCTTGCGGCGGCGACGCGACGGAAATCGGAGCGTAAGTGTGGCTGAAAGCCTGAATAATCTTGCCATCGTACTGGGAACGAAAGGGAATTACGCGGAAGCGGAAGCCCTGCACGAAGAAGCGCTCTCGATCATCCGTTCTCTGCGCGGAGCCGAAAGCATCGAGGTGTCCGTCACCCTGAGCAATCTGGCCAGCATCAAGGAGGCGCTCAAGAAGTTTCCCGAGGCGGATCTTCTGTTCCGGCAATCCATTGCGGTGAGGAAGAAGCTTCTGGGCCCGGACCATCCGGAATTGGCGTACACCCTCTATAATTATGCCTTCATGCTGTACGAAAAAGGGGATTACGCGGAAGCCTGCCGCGTCTCGCGGGAAATTCTGGCGCTGAGGGGCCGATCGCTCCCTGAGATCCACCCCATGGTCGCGGCCGCCCTGCATGTTTTAGGCCGCAGCCTGATGGCCGAGGGTCGGGCGGGCGAAGCCTTGCCGTGTCTGGCCGAAAGCCTGCAATTAAGACGGAAGGTCCTGCCCGACCAAAACTGGCTGGTGGCCAATTCGGCCAGCGCGTGGGCCGAATGCCTGGGCCGCCTGGGGCGTCGAGCCGAGGCTGAGCCCGTGCTGCTTTCAAGCTATCAGCGGTTGGCGGCGTCGCTGGGTCCAGAGCATGAGAGAACGCAGGAGGCATTGCACCGCATCATCGATTTCTATACGGCCGGAAACCAGGATCAAAAAGCCGCCGAATACCGGGAAAAAGCCAGCTCCTGA
- a CDS encoding tannase/feruloyl esterase family alpha/beta hydrolase, which yields MTAMGKTSYVTVAACLMLLSSFHVLADEAESRKACESLAALSTPNFLIEKSEWVMASRVPAGPDGATMEAPSHCLFRVLMDSRPSGIEGVSYGTGIELRLPLAWNGRLLFQGGGGLNGSLNPAYGTVSGFPSALQRGFAVVSTDGGHRGRSVVDSSFAVDQQAKLDFAYQAVQRTTREAKALINRYYGRKPDYSYYMGCSTGGREAMLAAQRLPLEFDGVVSGNASFNLTRVAANQVWSLQTVTRIAPRDANGKPQLFAAFTDAQLKAVSDSVLRQCDGLDGLEDGMINDFKKCPFDPASLKCGSDAGKGAQPCLSAQQIEGLKDIVGGARNPRGESLYGATPYDTGIAQPAWRQMHLGTATSAPANASLGRDTLRLFSMTPPNPDFDPLRFDFDHDMDLLAETAAINDAVATLHTTFAGRGGKMIVYHGLSDQAMWTGALTRWYERLTPRDSQGPQDWARLFLVPGMTHCGGGQSTDRFDMLATIQQWVERGQAPDRVIASGRAFPGKTRPLCPYPKVARYDGGNPDDQKSFSCR from the coding sequence ATGACGGCAATGGGCAAAACATCGTACGTCACTGTTGCGGCATGCTTGATGCTGCTCTCGTCGTTTCATGTCTTGGCCGACGAGGCGGAGTCCCGCAAGGCCTGTGAATCTCTGGCTGCGCTCTCCACTCCAAATTTCCTGATTGAGAAGTCCGAGTGGGTCATGGCTTCGCGCGTGCCCGCCGGGCCCGACGGAGCCACCATGGAGGCTCCCTCTCACTGCCTGTTTCGTGTCTTGATGGACTCCCGGCCATCCGGGATAGAGGGGGTGAGCTATGGCACCGGCATCGAATTGCGGCTTCCGCTGGCTTGGAACGGGCGCTTGCTGTTTCAGGGCGGCGGCGGACTGAATGGATCGCTCAATCCGGCATACGGCACCGTCTCCGGATTCCCGTCCGCGCTGCAAAGAGGTTTTGCGGTTGTTTCCACCGACGGCGGCCATCGCGGCCGCAGCGTTGTGGATTCCAGCTTTGCCGTTGACCAGCAGGCGAAGCTTGATTTCGCCTACCAGGCGGTTCAGCGCACAACCCGCGAAGCCAAGGCGCTCATCAATCGCTACTACGGACGTAAACCCGACTATAGCTATTATATGGGTTGCTCGACCGGCGGGCGTGAAGCCATGCTGGCCGCGCAACGCCTGCCCCTGGAGTTCGACGGCGTGGTTTCCGGCAATGCTTCCTTCAACCTCACTCGGGTCGCCGCGAATCAGGTCTGGAGCCTGCAAACGGTGACGCGGATCGCGCCGAGGGATGCGAACGGCAAACCGCAGTTGTTCGCGGCTTTCACGGATGCGCAGCTGAAGGCCGTGTCGGACTCCGTGCTCAGGCAATGCGACGGACTCGATGGACTCGAGGATGGCATGATCAATGACTTCAAAAAGTGTCCTTTCGACCCTGCTTCGCTGAAGTGCGGATCCGATGCCGGCAAGGGTGCGCAACCGTGCCTCTCGGCACAACAGATCGAAGGGCTGAAGGACATCGTAGGAGGCGCGCGCAATCCGCGCGGCGAATCGCTGTACGGTGCGACGCCGTACGACACGGGGATTGCCCAACCCGCCTGGCGGCAAATGCATCTCGGCACCGCGACCAGCGCGCCGGCCAATGCGTCTCTTGGCCGCGACACGCTGCGCCTTTTTTCCATGACGCCGCCCAATCCCGATTTCGATCCCCTGCGTTTCGATTTCGACCATGACATGGATCTGCTTGCCGAGACCGCGGCCATCAACGATGCGGTGGCCACGCTGCACACTACCTTTGCGGGACGTGGCGGGAAGATGATCGTCTATCATGGACTATCGGATCAGGCTATGTGGACCGGAGCCTTGACCCGGTGGTACGAGCGCCTGACGCCTCGGGACAGCCAGGGGCCTCAAGACTGGGCTCGTTTGTTTCTCGTGCCCGGTATGACGCATTGCGGGGGCGGGCAATCAACCGACCGGTTCGATATGCTTGCGACCATCCAGCAATGGGTGGAGCGGGGTCAGGCGCCGGACCGTGTGATCGCCTCGGGCAGGGCGTTCCCCGGCAAAACGCGGCCACTGTGCCCCTATCCCAAGGTGGCACGCTATGACGGCGGCAACCCCGACGACCAGAAGAGTTTTTCATGCCGCTGA